One Serinicoccus chungangensis genomic window carries:
- a CDS encoding glycosyltransferase family 2 protein, which translates to MTAADHGASALSVVVPVYDEQDVLPLFVQRLRPVLDALEVDYEVLVVDDGSTDATPVVLQRARHTWPQLRVVRLRANAGHQAAISAGLERSRGELVVTIDADLQDPPELIADMVRLAREEALDVVYAVRDDRRSDTRFKRVTASGYYDTMRRLGADHGPTQAGDYRLMSRATVEAVTALPEHHRVLRLVVPSLGFPSGVLTYRREERAAGTSKYPLSRMLRLAVDSITGASLAPLRLATWLGFVGALVALVLLVYALVGFAVGLTVPGWTSTFMVVTAVGGVQLLCLGILGEYVGRTYTMQLGRPTYYVAHDSLTGEEPRD; encoded by the coding sequence ATGACCGCTGCAGATCATGGCGCGAGCGCGCTGAGCGTCGTCGTGCCGGTCTACGACGAGCAGGACGTGCTGCCCCTGTTCGTGCAGCGGCTGCGCCCGGTGCTCGACGCCCTGGAGGTCGACTACGAGGTGCTGGTCGTCGACGACGGCAGCACCGACGCGACGCCCGTCGTGCTGCAGCGGGCACGGCATACCTGGCCGCAGCTGCGGGTCGTCCGGCTGCGCGCCAACGCCGGCCACCAGGCCGCGATCTCGGCCGGGCTGGAGCGGTCGCGCGGGGAGCTGGTCGTGACCATCGACGCCGACCTGCAGGACCCGCCCGAGCTCATCGCCGACATGGTGCGGCTGGCCCGGGAGGAGGCGCTGGACGTCGTCTACGCCGTGCGCGACGACCGCCGCAGCGACACCCGCTTCAAGCGGGTCACGGCCAGCGGCTACTACGACACGATGCGCCGGCTCGGGGCCGACCACGGGCCGACGCAGGCGGGGGACTACCGGCTCATGTCGCGGGCCACGGTCGAGGCGGTGACCGCGCTGCCCGAGCACCACCGGGTGCTGCGGCTCGTCGTCCCCTCGCTCGGCTTCCCCTCCGGCGTGCTCACCTACCGGCGCGAGGAGCGGGCGGCCGGCACCTCGAAGTACCCGCTGTCGCGCATGCTGCGGCTCGCGGTCGACTCCATCACCGGGGCCAGCCTGGCGCCGCTGCGGCTCGCGACCTGGCTCGGCTTCGTCGGCGCGCTCGTCGCCCTGGTGCTGCTGGTCTACGCGCTCGTGGGGTTCGCCGTGGGTCTCACCGTGCCCGGGTGGACCTCGACCTTCATGGTCGTCACGGCCGTCGGTGGGGTGCAGCTGCTCTGCCTGGGCATCCTGGGGGAGTACGTCGGCCGGACCTACACCATGCAGCTGGGCCGCCCGACCTACTACGTCGCCCACGACAGCCTCACCGGCGAGGAGCCGCGCGACTGA